A DNA window from Nitrospira sp. contains the following coding sequences:
- a CDS encoding Putative membrane fusion protein (MFP) component of efflux pump, membrane anchor protein YbhG (MaGe:77308028), translating into MVVSKMKKTLLVGSLIFLAAGAGWFWWDGGEARQAKNEMVLYGNVDIRQISLAFDGSGRIAELRAEEGDQIKAGAVIGVLDTRTLELQVKQADANVEAQRQTLLRLRNGSRPEEIAETRARLRSAESDVQQAKRGLFRTTRLLESQAVSVQDVDQARNSFEVARAKMEELRAALRLAELGPRGEEVAVAEAQLNATEAQVALLRHQIDLGTLRAPTDAVVRSRLLEPGDMATSQKAVFSLALTRPKWVRVYINEPDLGKIQPGMQAQVFTDSLQDRPIAGTVGYISSVAEFTPKAVQTEELRTNLVYEARVIVTDDGDLLRLGQPATVRLPTHGAP; encoded by the coding sequence ATGGTGGTATCGAAAATGAAAAAAACACTGCTTGTTGGTTCGTTGATTTTCTTGGCTGCCGGAGCCGGCTGGTTTTGGTGGGACGGGGGCGAGGCCCGGCAAGCCAAGAATGAAATGGTCCTCTATGGCAATGTGGACATCCGGCAGATTTCGCTGGCCTTCGATGGCAGCGGCCGGATTGCCGAGTTGCGCGCGGAGGAGGGCGATCAAATCAAAGCCGGTGCCGTAATCGGTGTTTTGGATACCCGGACGCTTGAGCTTCAGGTCAAACAGGCGGACGCCAATGTTGAAGCCCAACGACAGACGTTGCTGCGGCTTCGCAATGGTTCGCGTCCGGAGGAGATCGCTGAAACTCGGGCGCGGCTGAGGTCGGCGGAGTCTGATGTTCAGCAGGCGAAGCGGGGACTTTTTCGAACGACCCGTCTCCTGGAAAGCCAGGCGGTCAGTGTGCAGGATGTCGACCAGGCAAGAAATAGCTTTGAGGTTGCGAGAGCGAAGATGGAGGAGCTGCGCGCGGCACTGCGCTTGGCCGAGTTGGGGCCGCGCGGCGAAGAAGTGGCCGTGGCGGAAGCTCAGCTCAACGCCACTGAGGCGCAAGTGGCTCTGTTGCGGCATCAGATCGATTTGGGAACGCTGCGTGCGCCGACCGATGCCGTGGTTCGTTCGCGGCTATTGGAGCCGGGCGACATGGCCACTTCGCAGAAGGCCGTGTTCTCGCTGGCGCTGACCCGGCCAAAGTGGGTTCGCGTCTATATCAATGAACCCGATCTCGGCAAAATCCAGCCTGGCATGCAGGCGCAAGTCTTTACGGACAGCCTTCAGGATCGGCCGATTGCCGGCACAGTCGGGTACATTTCATCGGTTGCGGAGTTCACGCCGAAGGCCGTGCAAACGGAGGAACTGCGGACCAATCTCGTCTATGAGGCGCGCGTCATTGTCACGGACGACGGCGACCTGCTTCGTCTTGGACAGCCCGCCACGGTGCGGCTGCCAACCCATGGTGCGCCATGA